From Deinococcus sp. Leaf326:
CCAGTCCGGCAGGAGACTGAAGTCCACCAAGACCAGATCGGCCTCCAACCTCGCCGTCAGGATACTGCGCACCATAGCCCCGGCGCTGCGCCTGAAACTGAAGTTCAAGCAGAGGCTCCCACATTTCATCGGGAAGGCTCTGGAGGTCCTGACGAACCGAGCCATACAGGAGCCGGAGGAAAGACAGGTCTCCTTCCTCCACATCCCGCAAGGTCCAAGGCGGGCGCTCAACCATGCAGGAACGTATTCTGCCATCCACTGCGGGGCGCCTGAGTTTGGGCGATCACCCCAGGATGAGTAGCCAGCGGCCGCTGCAGGCTACCCAATCGGCCTCCCATCTGATGCAAAGCCGCAGTGAGATGACCCTGAAGGTCCGGAGCGACTGGCCCCCGGACACCCGTGAACTTCTGGGTGGACATGGCGGCCATCAGAGCTAGGGGAAGGCGCGGTGTTCCGGCCTCAAGCGCACGACTCAACCAAGTCCCGGTATCGAAGCCCAGAGCGAACAGGGGCGAGGTCTGCGAAGCCTGCGCCGCCACACCGCTGAGCTGTACCGGACTTCCCAGCGCTCCCATGGTCCCAGCGGGGGCTCCTGCGCCAATCCCCAGACCACTGGCACTCACCTGCATGCCGGCCTGGCGGAGGGCAGCCAACAGCGCCAGCGCGCCTTCGCTGGCCACGACATGAACAGTGCGAACGTTCTCATTTCGAAGGTGCTGCACGACTCGCTGGGCCTCGGCCCGGGTATCCATCTCGCCGAGCAACGTCGTTCCCGTGACCTGGCCCCCGGCACTCTGCAGCCCAGCCGTGAAGGCATAGGGCAGGTCGTAGCCACTGTCCAAGATAGAGAACAGCAGGTGCACTTCCTTCTGCCCACCGCGAGCCAGGGAAGCCCCAAATGCCCATTCCGCTTCCCAGGCGTGCAGTGAAGTCGTCAGGGTGAGGGGGTGGCGGTGCTGCGGCCGCGCCATCAGGACACCGACCTCGGCGTTGAGATGCAGCACGTCCCGCTGGGCCAACACGGGGGTCAGGTGCTCGCCCAGACCGTCTCCCAGAGTCACCAGGACTTGGGGCGCGGAAACGAGCGCCGCGCGCGCCGCGGCCTGCGCCTGACGTGGACCTGGGCCTGTGGAGTAGCGGCGCAGCGTCATCTCCTGCGCCGCACAGCCCTGCCGGAACCCTCGCTCGAACGCCTGAGCGAACTGGGGATAGGGCTGTGGAGTAGCGGCGCAGCGTCATCTCCTGCGCCGCACAGCCCTGCCGGAACCCTCGCTCGAACGCCTGAGCGAACTGGGGATAGGGACTGCGTTCAGGCAGAAGCAGGGCAACGCTCAGCGGGGCGAGCTTCGGAGCAGATATCGCGGCAGCCACCCCACCCCCACCCAGGAACACCGGACCCAGGACG
This genomic window contains:
- a CDS encoding GNAT family N-acetyltransferase, with protein sequence MAEYVPAWLSARLGPCGMWRKETCLSSGSCMARFVRTSRAFPMKCGSLCLNFSFRRSAGAMVRSILTARLEADLVLVDFSLLPDWRGRGIGGAVLQTIQTRAQAASCGIRLQVAKDNPDLHLYARHGFATFAGDELRYTMHWDGSHESLNGTSASAEASIS
- a CDS encoding ABC transporter substrate-binding protein is translated as MTLRRYSTGPGPRQAQAAARAALVSAPQVLVTLGDGLGEHLTPVLAQRDVLHLNAEVGVLMARPQHRHPLTLTTSLHAWEAEWAFGASLARGGQKEVHLLFSILDSGYDLPYAFTAGLQSAGGQVTGTTLLGEMDTRAEAQRVVQHLRNENVRTVHVVASEGALALLAALRQAGMQVSASGLGIGAGAPAGTMGALGSPVQLSGVAAQASQTSPLFALGFDTGTWLSRALEAGTPRLPLALMAAMSTQKFTGVRGPVAPDLQGHLTAALHQMGGRLGSLQRPLATHPGVIAQTQAPRSGWQNTFLHG